TCATCGAGGCGCCACTGGTAGCGATGCCAGCTCCAGGGGGCCAGGAACAGGTTGGGGGTGCGGCCGTTGAAGATGGTGTAGCGGTAGCGCCGGTAGGTGGCACTGAAGCAGGCGTGCCAGTCGGCGGGGACCTCGGCGGCGGCCCTCACCCGGATCGTGGGCGGCAGGCGGCCGTTGAGAGCCTTCGCCCAACGGGATACGGGAATGGGGCCGGTGGCATCGAAATGCACCACCTGGGCGGCGGCATGGACGCCGCTGTCGGTGCGGCCCGCGGCCACGGCCTGGGCGGGACGGTGCGGGTCGAGGGCGGCGATGGCCCCCTCCAGGGTTTCCTGAACGCTGCTGTGGCCGGACTGACGCTGCCAGCCGTGAAACGAGGAGCCCTCGTACTGCAGGGACAGCGCGATCCTGTTCAGACCAGCTCGATGATCGCCATCTCGGCGTTGTCGCCACGGCGGGGGACCGTGCGGATGATGCGGGTGTAGCCACCCTGGCGATCGCCGTAGCGGTCCTGGGCCTTGTCGAACAGGGCGTGGACGAGCTGCTTGTCGTAGATGTAGCCGATGGCGCGGCGACGGGCGGCGAGGGTGCCGTCCTTGGCCAGGGTGATCATGCGCTCGGCTTCATCACGCAGGGCCTTGGCCCGGGCCTTGGTGGTGGTGACGCGGCCTTCACGGATGAGCTGGGTGGTCAGACCACGCAGCATGGCCTTGCGTTGGTCGGCGGGGCGTCCCAGCAGGGGGACTCGGCACTGGTGTCGCATGGTGGGGACGGGAAAGGTGGCGAAACGGGGAAGGGGGAACCGCCTTTCAGCCGCTGGTGCGGCTCTGGGGCAGGGAGATGCCGATCCTCTCGAGGGCCTCGATCACCTCGTCGGCGGACTTGGATCCGAAGTTCTTGATCTCCAGGAGGTCTTCGTAGCTGAAGCCCATGAGGTCGGAGACGGAGTTGACCTGAGCGCGCTTCAGGCAGTTGTAGGCGCGGACGGAAAGGTTCAGCTCCTCCAGGGGGATCTGGGCCTCAGCCGAAGGCTCGGGTTCCAGGCCGGGCTCCTCGGTCATGGTGAGGGTGGCCAGGGGCTGGAACAGCTCCATCAGCTGGTTGGCGGCCTGGGCCATGGCGTCGTCGGGGGTGACGCTGCCGTTGGTCTCGATCTCGATGCGCAGGCGCTCGTGGGCCGAGCCGCCTTCGCCGACCGCGGTTTCATCGACGGTGTAGTTGACCCGACGGACGGGCATGAAGACCGCGTCGATCTGGAGCAGGTCGATGGCGGTGGTGTCCTCGTTGTGGCGATCCACAGGCCGGTAGCCGATGCCGCGCTCCACGTGGACCTCCATCTCCAGGCTGTGGCCCTCGGCCACGGTGGCGATCTCCCGATCGCCGTCGATGACCTGCACCTGGGGGGAGAACTGCAGATCCGAAGCGGTGACCCGGGCCGGGCCGTTGACCATCAGCCGGCCGATCTCGAGATCACGGCTGCGGCTGTTGACGGGAACCGACTTGCAGTTGAGCAGGATGTCGAGCACATCCTCGCGCACACCAGGCACCGTGGCGTACTCGTGGTTGACCCCGGAGAGACGCACCGCCGTGATGGCGCTTCCTTCGAGACCACCGATCAGCACACGCCGCAGGGCATTGCCGAGGGTGGTCGCCTGGCCCCGATCCAGGGGGCCGATCAGGAAGACGCCCGTCTGGGAACGGTCGTCGGCGACCTGGTGCTCGACCCGATCGATCTGGTAGTGCAACACGGTCAGAGGAGGTGGGAAAGGAAAGGTGGCCGCGGCAGCGGCCCTGGGGAGTCGGGTGGGAAGCCGGAGGTCTCCGGACGGCTCAGACCCGGCGGCGCTTGGCCCGGCGGCAACCGTTGTGGGGCAGGGGGGTGACGTCGCGGATCAGGGTGATCTCGAGGCCGGCCACCTGCAGGGCCCGGATGGCGGTTTCGCGCCCGGAGCCAGGACCGCGCACCAGCACTTCGATCTGACGCATGCCCTGCTCAAGCGCCCGGCGGGCGGCCGCTTCGGCGGCGGTCTGGGCGGCGAAGGGGGTGCCCTTGCGGGCTCCCTTGAAGCCGCTGGCGCCGGCAGACGACCAGCTCACCACCTCACCGGCGGTGTCGGTGATGGAGACGATCGTGTTGTTGAAGGTGCTCTGGATGTGCGCGACCCCGTTGGGGACATTGCGCTTGGCCTTCTTGGGGCCTGTCTTCTTGGCTGGTTTGGCCATGGCGGTGACCCTGCGGGAGCAGGGAGGTGATCAAAGGACTGGGGGGAAGTCCCGGTGACGACCTCCGGGAGAGGAGGGCGGCGGGACCGGGGCCCGGTGGCCGCCGCGAGGGGCCAGGGGCCGGGGAAGGGGGCAGGCAGGGAAGGGGGAACGGGCCCGGAGGCCCGGACCTCACTTCTTCTTGCCGGCCACGGTCTTGCGGGCGCCGCGGCGGGTGCGGGCGTTGGTGCGGGTGCGCTGACCACGCACGGGCAGGCCCATGCGATGGCGGCGACCCCGCAGGCAGCCGATGTCCTGCAGGCGCTTGAGGGCCATGCCCTCTTCGCGGCGCAGGTCGCCCTCGAGGACGAAGGAATCGGCGGCGCCGCGCAGCTTCTGCACGTCGCCATCGCTGAGGTCCTTCACGCGGATGTCGGGGCTGACCCCCGATTTGGCGAGAATCTTGCGGGCCCTGGTGAGCCCGATCCCGTACACGTAAGTGAGTGAGATCTCAACCCTCTTGTCACGAGGGATATCGACACCGGCGATCCGAGCCACGTCAGGAAACGATCAGAGGGCAATGGGGGTGGCGGCCGAAGGCGGCCGCCGTGGAAGCGTGGGGGGTCAACCCTGACGCTGCTTGTGCTTCGGGTTGGTGCAGATCACCATGACCCGGCCGTGGCGACGGATCACCCGGCATTTGTCGCACATTTTCTTGACTGAGGCACGCACCTTCATGGGCGTTGTGCTCTCCGAATTTGCAAACAGCTACCTTATCACATCAGTCAACAAGGCTGGCTACGATCCGCTCCCCGATCTCCGCCACCGTGCCGGAGGCCTCCACGCTGTGGAGAAGGCCCAGCTGGCGGTAGTGGTCGATCAGGGGGGCGGTCTGCTCCTGGTACACCACCAGGCGGTTGCGGATCACCGCTTCGTTGTCGTCGGCCCGGCCACGGGAGAGCAGGCGCTGGATCAGCACCCCGTCCTCCAGTTCCAGCAGCAGCACCCGCTCGATGCGCTGGTCG
This portion of the Cyanobium sp. AMD-g genome encodes:
- the rplQ gene encoding 50S ribosomal protein L17, with protein sequence MRHQCRVPLLGRPADQRKAMLRGLTTQLIREGRVTTTKARAKALRDEAERMITLAKDGTLAARRRAIGYIYDKQLVHALFDKAQDRYGDRQGGYTRIIRTVPRRGDNAEMAIIELV
- a CDS encoding DNA-directed RNA polymerase subunit alpha, translating into MLHYQIDRVEHQVADDRSQTGVFLIGPLDRGQATTLGNALRRVLIGGLEGSAITAVRLSGVNHEYATVPGVREDVLDILLNCKSVPVNSRSRDLEIGRLMVNGPARVTASDLQFSPQVQVIDGDREIATVAEGHSLEMEVHVERGIGYRPVDRHNEDTTAIDLLQIDAVFMPVRRVNYTVDETAVGEGGSAHERLRIEIETNGSVTPDDAMAQAANQLMELFQPLATLTMTEEPGLEPEPSAEAQIPLEELNLSVRAYNCLKRAQVNSVSDLMGFSYEDLLEIKNFGSKSADEVIEALERIGISLPQSRTSG
- the rpsK gene encoding 30S ribosomal protein S11, encoding MAKPAKKTGPKKAKRNVPNGVAHIQSTFNNTIVSITDTAGEVVSWSSAGASGFKGARKGTPFAAQTAAEAAARRALEQGMRQIEVLVRGPGSGRETAIRALQVAGLEITLIRDVTPLPHNGCRRAKRRRV
- the rpsM gene encoding 30S ribosomal protein S13, which produces MARIAGVDIPRDKRVEISLTYVYGIGLTRARKILAKSGVSPDIRVKDLSDGDVQKLRGAADSFVLEGDLRREEGMALKRLQDIGCLRGRRHRMGLPVRGQRTRTNARTRRGARKTVAGKKK
- the rpmJ gene encoding 50S ribosomal protein L36: MKVRASVKKMCDKCRVIRRHGRVMVICTNPKHKQRQG